The following are encoded in a window of Microvirga ossetica genomic DNA:
- a CDS encoding acetolactate synthase large subunit: MNGADRLCDVLLANDVDVCFANPGTSEMHFVAALDRKPRMCCVLGLFEGVVTGAADGYARMADKPAATLLHLGPGLANGLANLHNARRAHTPMINVVGDHATYHLQHDAPLTSDIESLARPMSDWVRRIADAESVGPDTAAAYQAAMSLPGVTTLILPADAAWSEVSETAITRAALAEQEPVAAEAVMAAANAIRSGRRALLMLTGQALRADALEIAGRIAAATGLRLTAQAFNGRIERGVGRVPVERVPYPIDLALEMLRDIDVLILVGARVPVTFFAYPGKPGRLVRDDCEVIELAQIGQDLKGALAWLADELGVRPDRPAPIVRSAAIADTLPQGCLTADAISLAVARMMPENAIICDESITSGRQFFALSQNSVPHDYLHITGGSIGIGIPLAAGAAIACPDRRVIGLQADGSGMYTVQALWTQARENLDVTTVVFANRAYAVLQGEMRNVGVNEFGTNAQRMLTLDEPALDWIAIAKGMGVEAGRATTVEEFVRLFEGALLRRGPFLIEAVL; this comes from the coding sequence ATGAACGGTGCCGATCGCCTGTGTGACGTGCTGCTCGCGAACGACGTGGACGTCTGCTTCGCCAATCCCGGAACCTCCGAGATGCATTTCGTTGCGGCACTCGACCGCAAGCCGCGCATGTGCTGCGTGCTCGGCCTCTTCGAGGGCGTGGTCACTGGCGCCGCCGATGGCTACGCCCGAATGGCTGACAAGCCAGCCGCCACTCTCCTCCATCTGGGACCCGGTCTCGCCAACGGGCTCGCCAATCTCCATAATGCACGGCGCGCCCATACGCCGATGATCAACGTGGTCGGCGATCACGCCACCTATCATCTCCAACATGATGCACCGCTGACGAGCGATATCGAGAGCCTCGCCCGACCGATGTCGGACTGGGTCCGGCGAATTGCTGATGCCGAGAGCGTCGGGCCGGATACGGCCGCAGCCTATCAGGCGGCCATGTCCCTGCCGGGCGTTACGACGCTGATCCTGCCTGCCGATGCCGCGTGGAGCGAGGTCTCGGAAACGGCGATCACGCGTGCTGCACTCGCCGAGCAGGAACCCGTGGCAGCAGAGGCGGTCATGGCGGCGGCGAACGCCATCCGCTCGGGCCGGCGCGCACTCCTCATGCTCACCGGCCAGGCCCTGCGGGCGGATGCGCTAGAAATTGCGGGCCGCATCGCCGCAGCCACAGGGCTGCGGCTGACTGCCCAGGCATTCAACGGACGCATCGAGCGCGGCGTCGGCCGCGTCCCGGTCGAGCGGGTACCCTATCCGATCGATCTGGCGCTGGAGATGCTGCGCGACATTGACGTGCTGATCCTCGTCGGTGCGAGGGTGCCGGTAACCTTCTTCGCATATCCGGGCAAGCCCGGGCGGCTCGTGCGTGACGATTGCGAGGTGATCGAGTTGGCGCAGATCGGGCAGGACCTCAAGGGCGCGCTCGCCTGGCTTGCTGACGAACTCGGGGTGCGGCCTGACAGGCCGGCGCCCATTGTCCGGTCCGCTGCTATCGCAGACACGCTGCCCCAGGGGTGTTTGACTGCGGACGCAATCTCGCTCGCCGTGGCCCGGATGATGCCGGAAAACGCCATCATCTGCGACGAGTCCATCACATCGGGCCGTCAGTTCTTCGCCCTGTCGCAGAACAGCGTGCCGCACGACTACCTGCACATCACCGGCGGTTCCATCGGGATTGGCATCCCGCTTGCGGCCGGCGCGGCGATCGCCTGTCCCGACCGCAGGGTCATCGGCCTCCAGGCTGATGGTAGCGGCATGTACACGGTACAGGCGCTGTGGACGCAGGCGCGCGAGAACCTCGATGTCACCACCGTTGTGTTCGCGAACCGCGCCTATGCGGTCCTCCAAGGCGAGATGCGCAACGTAGGCGTGAACGAATTCGGCACCAATGCGCAGCGCATGCTCACTCTCGACGAGCCGGCGCTCGACTGGATTGCGATAGCGAAGGGCATGGGTGTGGAGGCAGGGCGCGCCACCACCGTTGAGGAGTTCGTGCGGCTCTTCGAGGGCGCCCTGTTGCGCCGCGGCCCCTTTCTCATCGAAGCCGTCCTCTGA